A region of the Heteronotia binoei isolate CCM8104 ecotype False Entrance Well chromosome 9, APGP_CSIRO_Hbin_v1, whole genome shotgun sequence genome:
TTCTGTTATTAGCTTCCCTCCCTTCTGCGAGCAGCAAAAAGCTCCAGGGGAAATGCTACAGGCATTTAGTTTGAGAAGCAGACCCCCTAAAAACAGGACCCATATCTCTGGAGGAGCCACACAAGAAACCCCCTCCCACaaagtcatagggttgccaatcccctccttccacttcaaggttatcagaaagtgaggaggggggaggaaatgtccactgggcactccattataccctatggagaccagttcccatagggtataatggtgaatcaatccatgggtatctggggcttggtggggggctgttttttgaggtagaggcaccagattttcagcattgcatctggtgcatcttctcaaaacaccccccaagttttgaaaagattggactagggagtccaattctatgagccaccaaAAAAGGtgcttccatcctccattatttccagtgaagggaaggcatttaaaagaaacatggtgatccctttaaatgtgatgatcagaactcccttcagagttcaatggtACTGGtcacgaccttgctcctggctccactccccaaagtcccaaggtattttctgagtcagacctggcaaccctacgaagTCACTCCCACCCCACTATCAGCTTGTCCCATCTGAAACCTCTCAGCCCTCTCTGCCTTGATCAAGTCAAGCGCCATACTGctgtcactcagccccaccttcccctCTCCACTGCAGGGCGGGATCACCTTCACCAAACTCTGGTGTATCATTCCCAACCCTTCTGAAATTGTTAGCCGGCAGGAGACCAGGTCCAGCTGGATAGCTTCCACTGCCTAGAATCATCTACCAATCAAGATTCTATTAACAAGGATATCTGAACACATGAAGCGGCCTTATATGCCTTTATATATTTACTTAGGGTCCATGCAACATCACGATGTCCAGATAAAACCTGGAAGcaacaaagggtagctctaggaatcatcagaaactTTATGGCAAAACCACAGAGCTTCTGGTGACTTCTCAAGTTGCTCTGtactcagaagtgacatagcaGGGTGCCGGCAGGGGGTAGGAATGGGGGCTTATGGGTAGCAAGATGAAGCCTAAGTCAGCGTAACAAGTGAAGTGGCAATATAACATCTGGTGTGCACCGGAAGGGATGTCATTGTATTTGTGGTAATGTTGGATGCTCCAGTCTTTAGGGGGAAAACCCTCTGCGCTAGAAGCTgtctttaccacagagtttttgcacAAATACCAGACAGTGCAAGCCAGAAATGAGGTTGCCATGTCACTGGCCTAGGTATTTGCTGCTGGTAAATCCCCCTGTCAAGGGCTGCCAGACCCCATGGGAGACGGGGGAACCCCCTTCCTGAGGCCCATGAACCTATTGCTGATCAGGTGGCCGGTGGGGAAGGGTTTACGGGCAGCAAAAGCAGGCCAAAAGCAGTGTCATCACAGCAACCTCGCTTCTGTCgtacaccagaagtgatgtcgcaTTGCCAGTGATGCAGGGACACTCTTGTATTTCGGCAACATTCTATGATAAATACGAATGCTATCATAAAGTTattgcccaaatactagaacaACCCCACGTCGCTAgaacaccagaagtgatgtcacttagTGTTACCAGCGCCaccagcaagggtggaattccagtaggagctcctttgcatatgagactacacccccatgatgtagccaattctccgggagcttacaaggctcttttttgtaagctcttggagggttggctacatcaggggtatgtggcctaatatgcaaaggagctcctgctagaattccacccctgaccaccgGCATAATTTTGTGCCCATCCATGCCATACTGGTTGCCTGGGGGTACCTGGCAAACCTCCCCTTTCCTGCCAGCTGATCAGTGACACTGGCAGGGGGCGGGGCATCTCCTGCCCCATAGCAGGGGTCGGCAACCTTGTGCCATACCAATGTTCGTGACATCGCTGGTTCCTCCCCCTTCTGGCTGCAACACCTGGCAAGCCTAGTAAAACCCTTTTTTGTTTCAGAAAGTTTTGGGGACTGCGATGTTGTGCTGCTGCTTTAATCTGCTCTGCGTTGTGGTTTTACGTAAATAATCctgtttttgtattgtaagcaGCCCTCGGAGGCCTTAAGCAAGATCAaatggcaggataaaaataaggatagagatatttttaaaagcctgaaaAGCTCTTTGCTGTCGGGAGGCCACGAGACATTGCAGCTTCACAAAAGAAGCAGTTCCTTTACCCGGAACGTAACTCACGGTTAATGATTTgcattgttgtgtgtgtgttttaactgtTCGGCTCTTCTATCTAATAGAAGCACACAGAAAATTAGCCAGCAAAGCTTTCCCTGGCATGGCGGAAGAACCTTTCACTTGCCTATATTTCTATGTAGCAtggggaccgcacaccttttaaaagctttccctcaactggaaataatgaagaatggggcaccttcttctggagctcatagaactggaccttctggtccaatccttttgaaacttggagggtgttttgaagagaggccttggatgctatgctgcacatttggtgcttctatttcaaaaaacagctcccctagaaCCCCAGTTACTcattgatcaattctccattataccctatggggtatagggtatttctctccccctcaccactttctgataactctgaagcggtggggggagggcctccaaactggggcatcccctgcccctacctggggactggcaaccttaagaGGGCAGAAATCTGATCAGGATCAGAGATCAGTTCAGGATGAagtcaggagaaaatggctgcttgggagggtgaactctatggcatcgtaccctacagaaatccctccccaagttccacccccaaatctccagaaatttcgcaacctgaagttggcaactttgGAAATGACTAACGTAGGCAAgggcaaggggtttttttttgggggggggcttagTGAGCAATTTTTGTGCATTCCTGTGCATCGAGGATCCAAGCTGATGGATTGGTTTCAAAATATCATATTTTATACATAACAAATGTTTATGCACACGCATAAGCATATATTATTGTTCCTTGGCTGCAGTGAACCTCCAGAGGTTACCTCCTGAATCAAATTTCAAATCCTTGCAAATCTACTAGGTGGGAATTTGGAAGTGCTGACACAGCCTTAACCCAGAATGGTGCTTCAATGACGGTTATAATGTTCAGCCGTTAAGAGTTGGAATGGTTTTCTTTTTGCGATTCTAGCAGAGCTGTACTCATCAAAGTCTCCTGAAGGCTTCGGGCTTTGAAGGctgtaattctgtttagaattgcacagAATGTCAGAAGCCGCAATCctctagctttttaaaaagttaagtcTCTAGtgcctttcttgggttgccagaagggctttcttttgtagcaggaactcctttgcatattaggccacatactcctgatgtagccaatcctcctggagcttacagtaggccctgtacgaagagctctgtaagcccttggaggatcagctacatcagaggggtgtggcctaatatgcagaggagttcctgctaccaaaaaagccctggttgccggGCCTGTGCTTGTCAatcttgagaagaagaagaagacaacattggatttatattctgccctctactcaagagtctcagagcggctcacaatctcctttatcttcctcccccacaacagccaccctgtgaggtgggtggggctggagagggctctcacagcagctgccctttcaaggacaacctctgccagagctatggctgacccaaggccatgcctgcaggtgcaagtggaggagtggggaatcaaacccggttctcccagatatgagtccgcaaacttaaccactacaccagactggctgtttgggggtggggcatggCAAGGGAGCATCATGTgctgcagtgacatcacttctggatgaagCGATGTCACTGCAACACACAATATGGTAAAGACTCTAGAGAGGGGACTGCTGCCAATAAATGCAATAGTCAAAaatacataaaccaaaccaccaagttccaaggaatatgtaaacaATATTCAACACTCAAGAGTGTTAAGAATATAAATTCTCCAAACGTGCATAAAGTAGATTCTCAACAGGCATGTTCTGTGGCAACACGCTATAATTTTTGGCAAAACTAAGGTTTTGGCTAGAATGCTAGAGCATTGCTGCGTGACGTGCCTGGACGTCCGGGGCCTTTTCTGAGCAGAAaagcacaggaatgtagttccggctggcttggtgtcaaggggtgtggcctaatatgtaaaggagttcctgctgggctttttctacacaaacaGCCCTGATTACATTACTTCTGTGCCAATGACATCAacatgggagggggctgtttggcggcggggtttcccctgccagccttCTGGCTGGCAGTGAATTGAAGCCCCCGAAATCGGGGAAACCCCTACCCCCGactgggggactggcaaccctgtttgagtcaaagaacctgttacacatattgttataactagggcttttttgtatccaggaactcctttgcatattaggccacacacccctaatgtagccagtcctccaagagcttacagtaggccctgtaacaggaatgcagttctgactggcttggtgtcaggtggtgtggcctaataggctaatgaattcctgctgggctttttctacaaaaagtcctatgtgaaacaatggtgacatcagggggtgtggcctaatatgcaaatgagttcctgctgggctttttcctacaggCCCCCGGTTaacactccccgcccctccgTGTGCAGTGTGAAAACTTTATAATTCCTGATGGGCAAGAAACTAGTGTTGGATACTGGGTCCAGTACAGGAGCCTGAGAGCTTCCAGGGGCTTGTTCCATATTTATAAATCacgatttgagagccagtttggtgtagtggttaagtgaacagacttttatctggaagaaatgggtctgaatccccacttctccacatgcacctgctgaggtgaccttgagtcaatcactgTTTTCTCAGCACTTTTCTCTCAGGAGTagttgctgtcagagctctctcagccccacctacctcacaggccatgttccctctaagctgagttagtgtgagctagctcatggttttttaacctctagctcacacattgtcaggaaaaatggccccatagcaaactaatttatgcattagcttgtaattttaatgctagtagttcacaaagttgaatttttgctcacaagactccacagcttagagggaatattgctcacagggtgtccgttgtggagaggggaagggaaaagagattgcaaggtgctctgagactcctttgggtagtgaagggtggggtataaatccaatctcttattattttcttcttcttactgTCTTATTTTTGAACTCAGCTGCTATAGCTTCTTTCTGATCCAACCCTTGTCTTAGTACAGTTTTGGGAAATTGCACCTTGCAACTGTTGGCTTATATTAAAAGAGCGGTTTCTGATGTGATAAACCCAGGATCATCTGCAGTTTTATTCCTCAAAGTTAATTAATGTAACAACGTGCTTCAAAAATGCTGCCCCGCCTGAACTCTGGCCCCTTGGGTGCTTGCAAACGGCAAGGAGAGAATTAAGAACTTAATAGACACCCCAAAGCCGAGACCTTTCACTTTGGACAAGCATGGTGTGTTTGCAGACGAGCTTGTGGAATGAGTCACACCTTGTGTTACAAGAGAAGGTGATGTTGCCGATTATTAATTTTAGGATTAGCTGAACTTTGGCACGTCAAGGTGGAACGGTGGTTTTAATAGCGTTGCTGAACACAAACAAATGGGTTTGCTTTCTGCTCTTGCAAACTCTCTTGCTCTCAGTGGGCAAAATGATTAAGGTAGCCCAAAAAGCTTAGTATCGGAGGCAGCTGAACCAATACTTGTAAACCTCAGGCCTGATACAAATGATACTGTTTGCCACTGGGAATTTCTGTGTTTTCGtgttacatatatatatttaatttgtaaGGGCTTCCGGGTTCTCCTGCCAGGCTGAGTTGTTAGCTTGCTGCTTCAGGAACCCACCTCAAAAATTCCATGATGATTTCGTGTCCTTTTTAGCCCATAACATTCCGAATATTTAGATTAGGCTCAATGTCATTAGGCTTTTTAGCATCTGCTGGCCACTTGGCTCTGATTCCAAACTATCTATAAGAACAGAGACTATATAGCCATCTATGTGTCTATGGTTCTCCTTAAAAGTACTAGCTTCAATAGAATGTcgacaacaggggtggccaaacttgtttaacataagacccacataggataaacatcaggtgtttgagagccacaaggaaggaaggagggagggaaggagggagggagggaggggtggaaagaaagcaactttaactttaaatgcattctccaaaccactgactagcttggtttgaagaagtgatttaaagagagaaatgccttctccaagctagccgatGGGGCCATGGtgattagttctcctggagaaaacagcagctttggagagtggcaatctatggcactataccttgTTGAAGTCCTTCCTCTGCCCAAAtgccccaaggctccacccccaggtctccaggaattttccaacccagagttggcaatcctaatcaTGTCAGTCAGCAACCAAGAATTTGGTCAGTCCTATTGTTTAGAGACCAAGCATGAATCTGGGTAACTGTAGTGagggttggccctagactgtctggcattctAGGCAAGACCAACTTCTGCTCCGCCTCCCTGCATTGATAACGTTACTAGTCACATGcggaacaccagggcttttttggtagataaagcccaggagaaactcatttgcatattaggccataccgcctggtgtcaccattgcttcgcacggggctttttagtagaaaaggcccagcaggaactcatttgcatattaggccacatcccctggcaccaccattgcctcatgcagggctttttagcagaaaaggcccagcaggaactcatttgcatattaggccacaccccctggtgccaagttagctggaactgtgttcctgctaaaaaaaaaaagccctgtggagcaCCCAATTTGCCACACCCAAAAGGCCAGTACCCTAGGCGATCGTCTAGTTTGCCTGGTGGCCAGGCCAACCCTAGCTGTAGTGAGCGGAAGAACTGGGAGAAGCGAGGGATGGAATTGGACACAGCAGTCACCAACAGAATCTGTAGTTAAGCCAGTACAGTATAGccattttggggtgtgtgtgtgggggggtggtagTTGGATTTCATTTTTTATGGTCACTGGTTTCAGTTTGCCTTGGTTTCACTGCTGTGTTGATCAATCGTTCTTTTTACTCAAAGTTGCAGTTATGCACTGTTTATACGCATCTTGTTAAAAAGTGACACTGAAAATGCATTAAGTTTAATGGGGGCACAAGGAAAGAGCAAGAATAGAGTCTTGCAGgttcattttaactgtttttttaaaaaatgtttaactgGTTAAACGTTCCTTATGTTTGCTGCCTTGTGAACTTTGATTGGATGGAAAGGCagcctaatttttttttgtttgtttctcagaAGGGAGATGTGAAACAGGTAATTTGACACGAACCAGGAAACTTGTGTGAAATCTCATCCTCAGTGGCAAAGGACTGTGATGGAACACAAGTCCCGTTCCCATCCCATGAAATGCACAATGGGTGAGTGGAAGTTGTCTTCAGAAGTTCTCATGGACttcgggttgccagctcccagttggatggtgcagaattgttttctgttgccccagatggTTGGACtggaaccaatgagttgaaactaaatcaacattccagctcaacattaggaagaacttcctgaccgttagagcggctcctcagtagaaccggcttcctcgggaggtggtgggctctccttccttggaggtttttaaacagaggctagatggccatctgacagcaaagctgatcctgtgaacttaggggggcatatttgtgagtttcctgcgttgtgcaggggattggactagattaccctggaggtaccttccagctctatgattctatgaaagcttaattctgggtataagcttttgtgtgcatgcacacttcctcagatacactgaaacaagaCTTCCCCGAACGTTGCCTTCTAAGTGCTGGCATTCAGAGGCTTACAGCCTTATGCCACGTGACTTCCTGTAGACCATCTACAGCACTTATTGCCAGGATAACAAGCTTCAGGTATGGGCTGCAGGTTTTATAAAGCATTAGATACGGTTGTATTTTTTAGAAATGGGCATGCAGGGGATATTAGGGATGATTAACGGGGCATCTATGAGTTCACACATTATTATTACCCAATAAGCAATTTATTGCATCTGTGGATTCCATACAAAAAGCCTCCTGTACTTCTCCCTCTAATGTTATTTTTATATCTTGGAGTAAACCACTTCTAACTTTCGTACTGAGTCATTTTTGCAAGAGCCCTTAAAGAACAGCCATTAAACAAATTACCTATTTATGGCATACTATCGTTTTAATAACAATCCAGCTGGATTTTACGggtgcttgtaaaaaaaaaaaaacagccacatGCAGTTTGTTAAAAGGGGTGAGAAAGTATTCCCCTGTATGGCAGAAAACatacataagagccctgctggatcagatcaacagtccatctagtccagcatcctgcttcacacagtggacaaccagttcctcgggagggcaaacaacagggtatagaggccttcataagaacataagaagagccctgctggatcagatcaacggtccatctagtccagcatcctgtctcatagtggccaaccagttcctctggagggtaaACAACAGGATatagaggccttcataagaacttaagaagagccatgctggatcagatcaatggtccacctagtccagcatcttgtctcacacagtggccaaccagtacctctggagggccaaaaacagcatagaggctgaggccttcccctgatgttgcctcatggctctgggattcagaggtataCTATTTCTTAAcacagaggttccctttagtcaccaatGCCTACTTGTCACTGAGAGACCTatcctctaaaacaggggtggccaacggtagctctccagatgtttttcgtctacaactcccatcagccccagccattggccatgctggctggggctgatgggagttgtaggcaaaaaacatctggagagctactgctggccacccctgctccaaaaaaccttttaaagctgtttatttctgtgttAATGGATAGAATAAGAATAACAGATacttttttcaaaaaagaaagaaacactgTACCTTTGGAATAGGGAACTGGCATTCACCTGAGCAATAATATGCATCGAAAGATTTAGGAGAAATAATCCATTCACTCCAGCCAATATCGGCAAAATCCACTTTGAGGTAGCGGCGAGCGCAATGTCGTGGCTCATTCCACTGCTTCCTCCTGGCCTTTTTAAGGGTCTGCTCATCAAACTGGAGCGTCTGGCTCTTTTGATGATTGTTTTTCCTCTGCTTTTTCTTGCTCTTGGTCCTCTCGGCCAGCCGCGGCTGGAGTGTCTTGTAGTGTTTCCTCTCTTCCCATCCTTCATCCTCACTGTACTGATACTCAGCCCCTGGAAGCTCGTTGTTCTGCAAAGGCAGGAGGATGTTGGCAGAGCGCTTTTCTCGCCGTTCACCCTGGTCAGCGTTCGAATGGCTGTCAAATTTAGAGAACCCCCCAGGCAGGGGAGTCCAGTGCCCCTGCAAGCTGGAAACGACACTCTCTGGTTCCGAAATGGCAGAGTCGTTGGCGTAGACGAGGATGTAGGGTTCATAACTGGAGTGCATCCTCTTCCAAGAATGGCGGCCGATGGGGGCCATTTTGACTCCGATGACCAGTTCGTTATTCTGTTTGGCCTTACTCAAGACATGAGTGATGTTCTTCCACTGCCAAGAAAAGACATCCCGGTAAGCAGTTGAGATGTTGATGGAGTACTGCCCCAAGGTCCGAGTCTGATTTCCTGATGAAGGAAAACTCAACAAGGAGAGGTTGATCTGCACATCAGGTTTCCTGGGCCCATGCCGAGGACAGCTCTTGAGATGAGGGCAATTGGCACTACTGTTTTGGAGATCCCCAACGTAATAATGCAACAGAGCTGATAAGATGTTCTCGGATTTCGTGAGGGAGGTCAGGTTGAAAACATGCACTTCCTTGTTTCCAGGAATGCCtgtgagggggaaaaaattacATGAGGACACAGAAACAACTTATTTATAAAGGTAAACTAATGCAAAAAAGCTgtgtaatgttttaagcagaaGTTTACCGGTTGCATTTAACATGTTAAATCCATCAGTCAAGTAAAAATTTAGTTAAACCATTGGAATACAACCCTAATagacagaaacaaaaaagaaacggTGGTATTATTGTTATCAATTGCAAAAGCACTGcttgctaaaaagtggaaaggcacaAAAATTCCTATGCTTCAAAGTTGGTATGACAATATTTGggagtattttatttattgtaaaATTGCATATAGCAGTTACCATTCAACATCGGTTATATTCTATGAAAAAAATACTGTTACACCTTGGTTTCCTATAATTACCTTTTTTAACTCAACAGGAAATCTGGCCGAACAG
Encoded here:
- the BMP3 gene encoding bone morphogenetic protein 3, yielding MGGSPRALLPLLWLCLGGSLLAAGQARRERSAGPGKSSGGGRSRAAPGEPEGLSAAAAADMVSEHMLRLYDRYSRRPHDAPRALHLRQGNTVRSFRALPAGIPGNKEVHVFNLTSLTKSENILSALLHYYVGDLQNSSANCPHLKSCPRHGPRKPDVQINLSLLSFPSSGNQTRTLGQYSINISTAYRDVFSWQWKNITHVLSKAKQNNELVIGVKMAPIGRHSWKRMHSSYEPYILVYANDSAISEPESVVSSLQGHWTPLPGGFSKFDSHSNADQGERREKRSANILLPLQNNELPGAEYQYSEDEGWEERKHYKTLQPRLAERTKSKKKQRKNNHQKSQTLQFDEQTLKKARRKQWNEPRHCARRYLKVDFADIGWSEWIISPKSFDAYYCSGECQFPIPKALKPSNHATIQSIVRAVGVVSGIPEPCCVPDKMSSLSILFFDENKNVVLKVYPNMTVESCACR